The Oncorhynchus kisutch isolate 150728-3 linkage group LG8, Okis_V2, whole genome shotgun sequence DNA segment ATGGACCCAAGGTTTGTATTACAGCACCTGATATTTCCTTGCTATACATTTTCTTCACCTCTGCAATTAAATAAGGTCTAGAATTCTCAGGAAATCAATGTAAGTAAAGGTTTGTAGCTATTATAGCCATGGATATTTCCCTGATAGATATTGCATTCCCCCTTCAATGAAATAAGGTCTAAAACTCTCAGGAAGGAAAACCATGTAATACTTTTGTTGTGCCATTTCAGATTGACATTAAGATCAAAGATGCTATTGGCCGGTATCATCAATGTGCAACCATTCAGCTGGACTTCCAGCTTCCCATCCGCTTTAACCTGACCTTTGTGGGGTGAGTGAGTCACCTAATCAAACTAGTCGTGACACAATGCTGAGTCTGTATCCTGTTATAGGAAGCAAGTTTAGTCATTAATCCCTCCTTCAATATGAGTTCTTACCTGAATACTTTGTACTAGACAGTTGATTTAAAAGTCCTTTAAAGTTGGATTTTTAATTAGGTAAagaacattatgaagctgtacacAACTGTAtaaattatataaaaaaatatgtttgacTGGTAAGACATCTCGATGAGACTAACTTCTACAaataaggttgaataaataataGTTAAATACGTAGTTATAAGTGAGCATGAAGTGGTGTTGTGACTGATATTGATGTTGAATCCTGTGACATGCAGAAAGGACGGGGATGACAAAGCGAGACCGGTCATCATCCACCGGGCCATTCTGGGCTCTGTGGAGAGGATGATAGCCATCCTCACTGAGAACTACGCTGGGAAATGGTGAGTAGCAAAGAGAACCAATGAATTTGTTGAGTGTTACATAAGATGCAATCATAGACTGGACAATATATATAGATGTTTTTAAATGTCTtcattgtgtgtatatatagtgttttgATTTGTTACTTATCCAGCCATATTGTGTTTCTTCTCCAGGCCCCTCTGGCTGTCCCCACGTCAGGTGATGTTTGTACCTGTCAACCCTACCTGTGAAGAATATGCCAAGAGGGTAATCCGAGCCTTCTATTCCTGAAACTTGTCTTCCTTTCATATTTCTACAGTTTATGATCAGGGCCGGATTAAGAAATCATAGGCCCTCCCCCTTCCCGGCACACCATTTTCTGTAAACAAATCTGTGTACCAAGATGCAAATTCAATGCGTTGTAAATTTAGTGTTGGAAGAAAAAGCCTCTTTATAATAAAGTCATAACGTTTGTCATGTGGTATAGGCTACAGTTGAGCAGAGGTGTTTTTAGGAtttccacatagtgacaacattaTTTTTATCAGGATCCGAAAAAAAATCTGCCTTTTACATGACAGAAGACAACTGAATcttttaataccacacaaatgacCAAAATGAGTGGCTACTCTGACAAACTGACAAACAtgctggtcttgaattcaaacaatAACCCAGGCCAATGAAGCGACACACAGTTTGTATAATATTAggaggaaataaataaataaagtaggcTTCTAAATAACATGTCCAGTGACTCAACTAATGAAGATTAAACCATAAGCTACTCACGGTGATTGGCTATTGCCATGACGAGCACATCGGCTATCTTAAGATGAGCTACTTTGAAAAACAGTGCTGCTGTTCGCAAACTATTAGGAGTTGAGAATAATTTATTTGTATTGGTTCTACagattagtcttctcttttcagcagtagGCAAACTGTATGTTTTTCCAGCAATTGTATTTTGAAATCTGCAGAAGGCAAACCGACAGCTGCAACCAACCATAAAAATATAATCCATAGATGGCAGTTCCCATTTGTCAGAACTGGCATCCATtgctagtgtacccatgagtttaacagtcaaattgccagggtaagAGGTTAAAAACCCCTTCTATGGATTATATGTCTATGGCCACAATGCAAAAAGCTGTCCAAATGGCAGCCTTCCTGACTGTAGGCATACCGGTAAataccaaaataaaggaaacacttcagTAAACAAGAGATTCATAGAATATGATATGGTTTGGGGTGCAGTTTCTTTCACATGGTTTATGTCCACTTGtaaaatctatgccaaggcgcattgaagctgttctggcaacacacttaagacactttatgttggtgtttcctttattttggcagataCCTGTATGTGCATGTGATAAAAATGAATCCTGTTATTGTTTTAAACTATTGATCCTCTATGGCTAAATTATGCTCTGTGGTGTATTTTAAAACATTGAGAGCAGCTCCTGTGGTTGGATAAAGTATAATTTAAAGAAAACAAATAGGGGTGTggaccagtcagtatctggtatgaccaccatttgcctcatccagtgcgacatctcctttgcatagagttaatcaggcagttgattgtggcctgtggaatgttgtcccagtcctcttcaatggctgtgcgaagttgctggatattggcgggaactggaacactgtcgtacacgtagatccagagcatctcaaacatgctcagtgggtgagtatgcaggccatggaaggccttttgtccccagcacaaggtggacctgtgtaatgatcatgctgtttaatcagcttctgtCAGGTGGAtcaattatcttggcaaaggataaatactAACAGGGACGTACAGAATTTGAGAAAggttttgtgcgtatggaaaatgtcttgatcttttatttcagctcgtgaacatgggaccaacactttatatgttgcgttttatctttttcttcagtgtaatattattatttttaaatgccTCTTACAGGCTTGGGCCCATCCCTGACTCACACAATTTGaccagtcacatttatttatgcAGTTACCCAAAAAAGGCAGGGGCCCCCAGTTACCCACATGGACCCCTTAccacctctccttccccatctGATGATTAGCAGAGCGGCAGCAGCAGGCTGCCAACACTTATTGAGAGCGGGCTGATGAGTCCTATTGTGGTTGGCGGTTgtagtaaatatattttttaaaatgatgCATGTATAATATACTCAGTATGTTTTTGTTGAAAAAAATATTTGCCTCTTGGGCCCCCCATGGGCCTGGGCCCAGGGGCTTCAGCCCCGGGAAGCCCCTGAATTAAGCTGGCCCTGTTCATGATGCTGCACATTCATCATTGTCTATCATTATATGAACCTGCATGTCTGTTGCCAGTTCCATTTTATCTGTTCATCTTTGTCATTTTTTACTGCGTGATAATTCTGTCCTTCAGATGTGTAAACAGTTTGTGGAGGCTGGATTCATGGCAGACGCTGATCTCGACTCCAGTTGCCTCTTAAACAAGAAGATCCGCAATGCCCAGTTAGCCCAGTACAACTTCATCCTGGGTAAGAAGGATTACTATTGTAGATTTGTTTTAGCCATTCATATATTCATGACTTTTACTATCACAATTTGCTAGTAAATCCCCTCAAATATTTTCAGATTTCTTTCAGCTGCCAAAAACATGATTGTATTCATCACTACTGAAATGTTGTTGAAAATGTGAATGTGTTAGggcagctgtgtgtgttgtgatttgGCAGTGTGGGGACTATGAGCTACTTTGTGCTTTGTGTCTTGGCAGTGGTCGGTGAGAAAGAGAAGCTGACTAACAGCGTGAACGTACGTACGAGGGACAACAAGGTTCATGGAGAGCTGTCTGTCTCTGAGGTGCTGGCTCGCCTGACCCTATTGAAAGAGTCACGCTGCCGGAATGCTGAGGAGGAGTTCTGAGGAGATATCATTTTCTTTCACAAAAGAATAACAAAATAGACATTTTATGTGAATGCAAGAGGTCTGTGTTAGAAGTATAAACATGGAAAGGGGTAGATTAAATGTATTGATATGTTtgaaaatataatatattttctaCTCACTCGACAGACCCTTTCTGTATTGTGGGTAGTTTAATATGTATGTTTATTTGATTGTCTAATCAATTTGAAAGAATAGTGCAGGAAGTGAGAAACAATATCGGGGATCATGTATTTGGTACAGTAGTGCAGGGTTtcctaaatgtgtttttttgccatagcaccacacagctgattcaaataaattggttatttgaatcagctgtggcaaaaaacaaaacgtgcacccataGGGGTGCCCCagcaccgagtttgggaaaccctgcaatAGTGTATGAAAGACCAtgcaataatatataatatatatttttgaacccTAATCTGAAGGATAGAATGTGGATGAAAGAAGATGTCATGAGAATATTATTTATTGGGTTGTTGAAAGAAGGTTGCAATGAAAGCCAAATAACACTTTTgggaaatataaaataaaatcatgAAGTAGCTCTGTCCTCTTGTTGGATTGTATCTTGGAATAAAATACTGTCTCAACGTTTTGCCTCCCCTTCCTTATCTTATTATTCTTTGGAGATTAAAGTAATTTTTATCATTATTCTTCATctgacaaaaaaaatacatttgacccTGTTGAGGTCTCTGCTCTTGAATAATCTTGATGTCAAGAAGTAAATTCATGCGTCCCCTTTAAATTGCCCACATTTGTGGGTGGGTCATTGGTATTGAAGTTGATTTACGTTCGCACAATGGCTACAATCGGTCAGATTTGGCCATTTGAGAGAAGACGCTGCCTAAAAGCCCATGGAATCATAATATTGTTATTTTTGGATCCATGTTTGCAATGTGTAAATGGTAAGGCTATGTATATCCCAGGGCTAGGCTTCATGTGGGATTATTATTTTTTCgatgctagttagctagcaaagTGGTTAGCTGGCGTAAGGcattacattagctagctaataaGAACGTATGGCTAACATCCACACAATGGTAGACCGCAGGTCTATACAGACGCCTGACAGACAATTTACTGATCCTACTGTAATTTATCtggcaagctagctaactaatgtACAATTGCTCCAGCAAGCTGTGTTTATTACCTTGTTAGCTATAACTGCTAGCTACATGATGCACCCTTCCCCTTATATGCCAACCCCCTCTGTCTTCCAGGGTACCTGAGCTCCCCACACGTGGGCCAGGAGCCCCCTTACAGCCGAGATGCTCAGCCAGTCATCACCAGCCCGGTGGTTCCTGCTCCATCATCTGGTAAAATCTCCTCCCCGGCCTCGACCCATGGGATGTTTTTATCATGTTGACACTGACAGCGCCTCTTTGGTATGCTGTTACTGAATGAAGTCCATGGGACAACCTATAATCTTGTGAATTATTTTGCAGCATCTCCAACTGATTCAGACAGCTATGCTTCCAAATGCCCCAGTGGGGGTCAATGCAACAGACTGCCTGCTGACTGCATCAACTGCAGCTATCACCACAACTGTAGCTATGGCAAACCAGCGTCTTTCTCTTGCAAGGCCAAGAGAGGAGTCCACTGCACAGTGAGTTCATTTCGCCAGTTGGACACAGATTGTTCTTGACAAAGAACAAGGAGCTCCATTTACAAAGAAAGTACATAACTGTAGCACTTTGTCATTGTGCTGTTGATGCTTCAGTATGCTGTTTATTTTTCTCTGCTTGCAGGTGGAGTCGGGGAAGCAGCAGACCAACTTCTCCCTGTCCATCACGTGCCAGTTCTGCTGGCAGCTGGACCTGTCTCAGTACAGGTGCTCcaactcaaccagctgtatgacCGTTGCCTGCCCTCGCAAACGCTACAACGCCACCTGCCAAGTACTGGACCACGTACACTGCTTAGgtatacactgactgtacagtGTGTCTGGTTCATTATTATTCAGATACATACACATCCCtccatatgtatttggacagtgataAAAAAAatgctctatactccagcattttggatttgagatcaagtGTTTCATGAGGCAATAGTCCAGAAGTATGTCACCtgttatttgagggtattttcatacgtATGTTTTACCATTTATAAATGAAAGCACATTATGTATGTAGTCCCACCCATGTGAAGTCATAAGTATTTTGAGAAAAATTAAGTATTTGATCCCATATTCTttgcatgcaatgactacatcaagcttgtgactctacaaacccCTTGGATGCATTTATAGTTTATTTTGTTAGTGTTCTGGGTCATATTTTGTCGAAAAGTAACAATGGTGAACGATCATTTTCTTTCTAGATAAGTCATGTAGATAAGATACTTCTGAACACAGTTAATCCTGATAATGCCATTAAGAAaaatcatgaatgaatcatgaataatgagtgAGATGCCATTCAGAGACAACAAAACGTGCTAACctttaccaataacaggggagaaTAGTATTTTTCGGGGGGTATGCTCTTTGTGTCTCTAaccttctcactcatcattattcatgattgaGTCCAGATGATCTATAATCAtgttagcatccacatgaatgtagaagtgttcagaatcAACATCTATTCTtacttacaataaaagtgactccaaaatggcacaagacattattcaccattcagttCCTGTTGGGCAAAACAAAcggcaaatgcatccaacaaggatgtagagtcacaagcttgatgtagtttTGGCGTGCAAGGAATATGGAGCCAaattctaaacttttgactacacTAAGTTAATTTGTCAAAAATCCTTTGACttcttcaaatggggggactagtTACAGGAAGCACTTTAAGaccgatatgtatgaaaataccctcaaataaaacattctatctaaaatgtgctaaatgcttcactgtccaaatgtGTATGGAGGGGAGTGTATACTGTCCAAATGTGTATGGAGGGGAGTGTATACTGTCCAAATGTGTATGGAGGGGAGTGTATACTGTCCAAATGTGTATGGAGGGGAGTGTATACTGTCCAAATGTGTATGGAGGGGAGTGTATACTGTCCAAATGTGTATGGAGGGGAGTGTATACTGTCCAAATGTGTATGGAGGGGAGTGTATACTGTCCAAATGTGTATGGAGGGGAGTGTATACTGTCCAAATGCGTATGGAGGGGAGTGTATACTGTCCAAATGCGTATGGAGGGGAGTGTATACTGTCCAAATGCGTATGGAGGGGAGTGTATACTGTCCAAATGTGTATGGAGGGGAGTGTATACTGTCCAAATGCGTATGGAGGGGAGTGTATACTGTCCAAATGCGTATGGAGGGGAGTGTATACTGTCCAAATGTGTATGGAGGGGAGTGTATACTGTCCAAATGTGTATGGAGGGGAGTGTATACTGTCCAAATGTGTATGGAGGGGAGTGTATACTGTGCAAATGTGTATGGAGGGGAGTGTATACTGTGCAAATGTGTATGGAGGGGAGTGTATACTGTCCAAATGTGTATGGAGGGGAGTGTATACTGTCCAAATGTGTATGGAGGGGCGTGTATACTGTCCAAATGCGTATGGAGGGGAGTGTATACTGTCCAAATGCGTATGGAGGGGAGTGTATACTGTCCAAATGCGTATGGAGGGGAGTGTATACTGTGCAGTGCATTCATTAAAACTGTCTTTTGTTCTCAGGTAAAAGAGAATTTCAGAAACGTTTGTACTGCAACTGGACAGGTGGGTACAAGTGGTCGACAGCACTGGCACTCAGGTAAGACTCCTGCACAAGCACACTGTTAAGGGCAGGCTGAAACAAAAAAATGAATTATCTGGTTGAAAATGGCCTGTGTGGCATCAATATTAGtcagaagcatttattttggtgCCAAAactgactacaaagtgtaaataggacaGCATTTTAAGTCAGTATTTTACAAAACTGAGATTTACGGAATCGAGAACAACAGTGTTTTCCTTGGGTTGGGTTTAgatttcaattctgcccacacagGACCGCTGTCTGGCATGGCTTGCAGTACTCAAATCATCCAGAGTATAGGTGCACGTGTGCTGCAGTGCACGCACACGCTGCAGCCCTGCCCATTTCTTTACAGTCAGCAGAACTACCAATAAtttacagtgttgtgttgaaagAACAAGGCTTGTTCATTATAAACAGATGTTTATATGTTTGTGAACTAATGTTAGCATCACAAACACAACTGTTATCAAAGATACTCTAGAAAGCAGGAAATGCATAATGCACTGAGCTTGGAATTCTTGACCAATCACGTTATTGTTGTAATGCTGTGTTACGCTGTTGTTAAGCCGTTCGTCACGCAATCCTTTGTTGAAAGTATAGTGGCTGTTTGGGATATTTTAGCTACGGTGACTAGCGGGACAAACAACAATAGCGGCCAGAGTACGATATAGCTAACATAAAACACCCATGTTgaaccacacccccaagacacTTTTTTCATAATGAGTAGCAGAGAAACCCAGGGGAAATCAGTGAGTTCAGCCCCCCTTTAAGACCACCCCACCTGTGTTATAGATTTCTAATAGTTTCTTTGGGTTTCTTATACTTTGAATCTATTATAAAACATCTTCATCCTTGAAAAATATTCATGAAAATCGTCTCATTTGTAAAGTAAATGAGTGACTTGGTAGCACAACTGTCACTCATCTCTTAAGGACAAAAAAAAGCTGTGATGATGAAGGTTAAAAACAGCGAGTATCCGTCCTACCGCCTCTGACAACAGAACATCAGCCGTCATTTTCTTTTAATTTCCAGACGATTGTACACATTGACTTGCCACCCTTTGTCAACACCAAGCAGGCTTACAGCCGACATTCAATATGGTGCGCCTTCCCGCTTAGATGTCTTTGTCTTCTATGCTCTTCACTGTTACCAGTAGAATCCCagttgttattgttgtttctaTCTACAGCATTACACTAGGTGGATTTGGGGCTGACCGGTTCTATCTAGGCCAGTGGAGAGAGGGTCTGGGGAAGCTGTTCAGCTTCGGTGGCCTGGGCATCTGGACCCTGATTGATGTGCTGCTGATTGGAGCGGGCTATGTGGGGCCAGCCGATGGCTCCCTCTACATCTGAGACCTGTGATTGATGCCCACTCCACAGGCATGATGGTTGTAGGGTTGATACCCTTTCCATTTCACTTTAGACTGTCTGACTGTAAAGATCCACTCCATGGAGATGCCATCCCATTATCACACCATCTGCTTGCCCAAACTCCCACTGTCTGCAAAGACTGACTTCTTGTCCCATCTGCCACCAGTGCAGCTTCACGGTCAGCCTTGTCAGGTCCGCCTCTAGATCATCAAGCCCAAGCATCCTTCACTGATATACTGTAATACAAGCTGCACTGAGCATCGTTTTGGagttatttgattaatggtggttaGTTGGTCAGGCTGATATGGACTGACTGGAGAATGGAAGGTAGGCACAGTTGAGCAGTACTTACTCACTGCATGGTCATGCATAGGAGACCAGTAACCATGGCTATTGAACACAAAATTGAGTTATTATTATAATACCGATAACAGAAACAAAAGGTGCTTGGAAGAAAAGCAAAGTTTTTGTAAAAGCATGTGGCACCTGCTAAGTGTGATGGACGGTTATGTGCATCGGTGGATAGCAGATCAACCTTTCAGTGTTCTCTCTGCAAACCAACTAGAAAAAAATACTTGAACGGTTATTTTCTTTGGAGTGTAAGATTGCAACATGAATGTCAGATTGCTTGGATGAAAATGTGGTTGGGATACAGATTTGGGTAAATGACATGGTGGTTATTATGGCTGGGGCTTATATTGTGTATTTATATTTACTGCATTGTGGATGTGCACcacaggaggctgttgaggggaggacggctcatagtaatgactGGAACGgggtgaatggaatggcattaaacacatggaaaccacgtgtttgatgtatttgatactattCTGCCCCAcacattaccatgagcccgtcctccccaattaaggcgcCACCAACCTTCTGTGATGTGCATATGTCAGATTTCAGCATTACATTACATGGCATTGCACTACAGCTCTGCATGCCCAAAACACACCATCTGTTCTCGTAAAGCTGTGCAGGCTTCAACTAGGTCACAAACTGGTTCAGAATGGTTTTAGTACTAGTTTTCAAAGAACTTGTACAACACTTTTTGTTCTTCATGTAGCTTTCATTATATTATTGTTCATCGCTCAATCGCCCAGCCCAAATGGTTATGATATGCAGCCTCCCATATCCAGAGCTTGAGTATGTGTGCTGCACAAACTGGTAACCTATACTTCTGGTGAAAATGTGTTCATgttctggattttttttaaacaattggaACACTGTAATGACAAAGATGTTTAAGAAAATTGTAAATATTAAACTTGTGAAATGTTATTAAGCTTTGTGTCTTATTGTGTTAGTATTGTCTAGTATTATAAGCATACTTGAATAAACAAAATCATCTGGTCTGTAATTTCCATGATGATTGACTTTCATCTCTGTGCTTTTTCACACAGTAAAATGCCCTGCCTCATTGTAATGATACTGTGGCACATCTTTGATACAGAAAGAGAAGCTCACTCCCGTAATTCAACATCTCACTGACTAATGGTTATGTGAATACATACACCATATTACATACAATACCTTCTGCATTGGTCCTAGCATTGCTAGCATGTGTTAGCGCTTCTCATTGGCTGTTCTGCAGTAATTGTCTGTATACGCTCCTCACTCCCACATCACTTACTGTTAGTACCACCTCCAACAGAATATGTGTTTGAGCCGAATCGACTGACCGCCACCTCTACATTTTGGCTGGCAAGGCTAACCAGTTAGAATAATAAATGCCAGTCATCCTCAGTATGCCACATATCTCACTGAGCATGAATACAACCTGTAAGAAATAGTTTCATATTGGGTTATGTATTGTTAACCAAACACTTGTTCTCAGTTGAGGCTGACGTTTATCTCAACGAGTAGCATCTCAAAATACAACGGAAATAGAACCACCATATCACCTAGTCATTTCCGATAAAAACATAAAAATACTGTCCAATCGATGATAAGAATCATGGATGCTATACTAGACAATCAGTGCTGAACAGATCAGGGTGATTCTTTAATTAAATAAAAGTCTTACTGGGTTAATTGACATTTATGGAAACATATTGTGAATATCATTACTCCTATGAGTACATGTGAGTTCTCTTAAGTAATAGGACAGCCATGTGCATGTTCAAATCCATTGAGAGTTAACAATGCTAGATGAATCAGAACACAACTTGCATTGTAGTGAAATCCCCTATGATTAGTTTAGAATTGCTAATCGTGAGTGATGAAGACAAAAGATTGTTCATTCATTCCCGTCTTATGCAATAAACAATTAGTTTGGCATCATTTCACTGGTTCCTAGGATGTTATACagcatactgaacaaaaatataaatgcaacatgtaaagtgttggtcccatgtttcatgagctgaaataaaagttcccagaaatgttccataggcacaaaaagcttatttcgctaCAATTTTGTgcacatccttgttagtgagcatttcttctttgctaAGATAattaatccacctgacaggtgtggcatatcaagaaactacttaaacagtatgatcattacacagtgtgccttgtgctggggacaaaaggccactctaaaatgtgaagttttgtcacacagcacaatgccacaactattgaaggagtgtgcaattgacatgctcactacaggaatgtccacgagagctgttgccagataattgaatgttcatttctctaccataagccgtctccaatgtcattttatagAATTTGGAAGTATGTCCAATAGgcctcaaccgcagaccacatgtatagTGTTGTGTGGGCCagcggtttactgatgtcaacgttgtgaacagagtgcctcatgGTGGAGTTATGGAATGGCCAGACAACACTATTGCATTTTAccaatgacaatttgaatgcacagagatcctATAAAGAGATACTGAGGCCTATTGTCgtaccattcatctgccgccatcaactcatgtttcagcataatgcacCTCCCCATGTCGCAAGGGTCTGTAGGTTTTAGGTTTTATTTATTCGCACCAAAGAAAAGCGAAAGACAAAACAGTACCGATAAAAACTGGTAAA contains these protein-coding regions:
- the tm2d3 gene encoding TM2 domain-containing protein 3; protein product: MATIGQIWPFERRRCLKAHGIIILLFLDPCLQCVNGYLSSPHVGQEPPYSRDAQPVITSPVVPAPSSASPTDSDSYASKCPSGGQCNRLPADCINCSYHHNCSYGKPASFSCKAKRGVHCTVESGKQQTNFSLSITCQFCWQLDLSQYRCSNSTSCMTVACPRKRYNATCQVLDHVHCLGKREFQKRLYCNWTGGYKWSTALALSITLGGFGADRFYLGQWREGLGKLFSFGGLGIWTLIDVLLIGAGYVGPADGSLYI